Within the Platichthys flesus chromosome 16, fPlaFle2.1, whole genome shotgun sequence genome, the region TTTCACCGTCCCAGGTCCAGATTCTGAAAAGTTTTTCAGCTTGCTGGCCAACTCTCAAGGCCGACGGCTTGATGATCAGCGAGTGTCTCTTCTTTCATTGCCAGGAATACAAAATGGGGGTAGCAAATCAACATCGAGTGCTGCAGAGAGGGACGCAAGCCACTTGTGTTACATGGTCTCCACACTTCAGGTTGGCCTCATACTTCATGTGATGTAAAAAccaatgtgaaaaatgtaattattccTGTTAATTTAGACTCACAATGTATatgttaaaaagaaagaatatgtttaagaatAAGCCCAACCACTTGGATCCGTCTTTACAACAGTGATTTGTATTTTACACTCACAGGGATCAAGGATGGATGAACAGCGATGCTCTGCACCTCAGATCTTCCACAACCCTGGGGCCCAATCTACTCCACTCAAAGATCGTCCCAATTCAGAGACATCTGATAAAGCTGTGCAGAGGTCTGCCTCATTAAGCCGCGCCAAAACCGCCCAAGATCAGCAGGTGAGATGCTGCTTAATacacagctcattgttttgaacCCTTCGACTATTactctttatttttaaaaacgtATCACGTACCACACAACTCTGGAATTATCGAGTTTTGGAAAAACTGTCAAGGACGTGTAGAAATGATGACTCAGACACCCACATGTGTTTCCAGATAGATGTTGTTACAGTGGTAGCTGTAACAACATTAAAATGACATGGGATAGATAGGAAAGCCCATTTCCCTCATTTTGAAGAACAAATGTTATTTCATGCTGCTTATTTCGAGTCTTGTGAGCCTCATTTTTGCGCAATTTGTGACTTGTACCGCTGCTGATGTCTTTTCTTTGACAACATTTATTAGCCGGCTCTTCCCGCTGAGCAGGACAAGTTTCTCAATATGATTAGTCATTCACAAGGCGGACGTATGGACGAGCAGCGTTGCTCTTTGCAACCAAGCAGAAGCACACCcgccacacccacacacaatgGAAACTCTAATGGGCCAACAGGTCAGAAACGGCACACAAGGCACGCGGGTCAACAATGTGTTTTATGCTAGTTACATGTCACGGAAATAACTCTTGACTCTTTGCAACAGGTGCAGATGCTGATGCATTCTTCAAAATCATCACCTCCAGTCAAGGGCGACGGCTAGACGATCAACGCGTTGCCCTGTCTCGCCTGCCGGGGATAAGTGGGAATTCTGAACGTAAAGAAAGTACAAAGGTTGAAATCCCAGTAAGAGACACCACATTTAATTATTGGTGGTGTGGAAGTAACGAATATTCCCAAATATTGCTAACTATGGCtcgttgtcatttttatgtcaCACTTCCAGAAAGTGAGAGGTATGCAGGTTGTGACGTGACACATTCCTTTTGACTAACAAGCTCTAACTCATGGCAGAAACATCGTGCCATATAATTCTTTGGAGCATCTGTAGGGCTCGGTTACATGGATCTCAACTCTAGAACTATGGACACACATCTGTAATCACTGTAGAGAATAAAAGCATGTTAAGACAGCGATATTTGCCTTACACTGAGCCTTTAACCCACAATAACCTCAAAAGAAGTCACAGCTGTGAAATACTTGACAGCTCAATAGCCTATTGTTTTGAATTTCTCTTGTAAGGCCTGTCCTCCACTCATCACTGTGGCTGAAAGTACACCAACTACACCGAGGAAGGGCGATTCCAGACCGACCTTGCAGCCCCAAATGGTCAATGCAGCATCTGGCCTGCCCAGATCTgcgtcatttacccctgaaactgAATATCAGAAGAATCTCCACTCTCCAGCACAGGTAACATGTTTacctcaaataaaaacagatgtagGGGATGGAGTCAAGCTCCTCTCTTTGTGAGTTTCAGCAATAAGGGGCACATCTGACCATCTGCTGCTGGAAGTGATTTTAAAGTGTGGTCTTTGTGTAAAGCTTTCATGAAAGGCTAAACATTGTGAAACCTTAAGACGCTGTATTGAAgaataacttgttttttttacaggttACAGTGAGGGTATCAATGAGTTTCACACCACAGCAGGTAAGCTCAACTGCACCAAGGTTACTGTCTTGAAAAAAGCTGTGTGTCTTAATCACTGCTAATTGACCCTTATATCTATCGAAGGGACAGGAGAATGCTGTTCAACAGTGTGCATTCCCAGAGGTGTTCCTCACTCTAGGAGCACCAGGAGATACCTTTGTGATTCCCCTCAGCCCAGGACTTGGTAGACCCCTGTCCTTCAACTTAAACCTTGTCCCAAAAGACGATGTTAATTCCAGGCACGGCTCTCCAAGCCACGCAAGTCCCAGGAAAGCTCGCTCAAGACCGCCGTCTCCTAACCCAAGTGCAGCCAGCAAAGCACATGCTGTAACTTCAAGCCCACATATCAGCCCAGATGATGACTGCTTCTCTCTGATTGAGAAGGTTCATATGGCCCAGCTGCAGAGAGCGATGGCTGAAGGAGGACAAAGTCAAAAAGGAGATTCTGGAAGGGGGAGAGACAAGACAGGGGAAGGAAAGGGAAAGGGGGAGGGGAAGAAAGATAGGAAGGATGGTGGCAATAAACAATAGTCAGGTTGGCAACACTGTCAATTTTCTTTTGAGGAACATGATTAAGAAGAAATGTGAAGTGTCAGTAGTTAAACTAGTTTATACAATTGTTTTTGATTCTCAAGATGAGCAGATGATCCTGTTTTATTTGACTGGGcaaatatttcatatatatgTTGGTACACATTGTGTGTACATGAGTGGTTTGGGTGAGAACTAATTGCATTgctttttcaaatgtaaaaacattttatgcTGTTAAATGATGTAATACTGCTTTAGCTGCTTATCCAAAGAGAGACGCTGTAGCTTGGCTGTAATTTAACCCACAACTCTGGCAAACTGTGTGAaactgataataacaataaaaaacagaaaaattaaaCCTGATAAGCTGTTCGTGTTTGTGCTTTATTAGTTCATGTACACAATCGGCAAAGAACAAAGACTGTATGGGTTAAAAACAGCCTTCACTCAActtgaaacatttcattaatGTAAATCTATATTGTACATATGTTTTCAGTAAATATATGGTGCATCTTGACTTGTAATTCTGGATATCACATTCAAGCACACTTTTATAATACACGGTCATGTCACTTTTCCCTGTGACTTTTGGTTTAGTGTCTCACATAcattaaagagaaaacaataattgtgtaagtttaaatatttattgaatatttaaagaAGGAAAATCACGCTCATATTGTTTGAGCTTGCTTGAAAGGCCTCAGCTGGACCTTGCATCTTATTCTGCAAAGTCAGTTCCCTGAAAGAACGAAGGAGAGATCATTAGTGTTTGGAGGCGGTGTTTAAAGGAATGTACAGTATTATAGGAGGAATACAGTCACATTCACTGTGTACTTGTTATATATCTTGCAGTTATATATCTTGCAGGAAAGTTGACATGTTATCCCCATATTACTTTGGAATAGCAAACTGCAACTAGTGCATGTACATATTTTCTTTTAGAATTTCATGTTGTTATGGGTATATGCAGTAGCTTATGTCGCCATGATGTCAAAAAGAATGTTACCTTTCCAGTATCACGGCTCTTGGCTCTCATCTTGTTGACCTGAGACTCAGAGATGTCAGCGCGCTCCTGAGCCTCTTCCAGCTCGTGCTGAACCTTCCTGCACCTGGACATATGAGTGttggcctgctcctcctgcaaaggatttatttatattgatgaATTTAGTCACAAAGAAATAAGATTTTTTACTCAACTGATGTAAATGTTAGGTTGTTATGTTAAATGTAGATTTAACTTACAGCCTCCTCAGCCTGTCTCTTGTAAGCCTTGACTTTAAGCTGCAGCTTGTCCACCAGATCCTGAAGCCTGCTCACATTCTTCTTGTCCTCCTCAGTCTGCACAAATTAATTCATGTAAGCGAAAGAGAATACACTTCAAAGTAATGTATCGTTTTTAGTAAAGTTTATACCTGGTAGGTGAGCTCTTTCGTTCTCCTCTCATATTTACGGACTCCTTTAATAGCATCAGCTCCACGTCTCTGCTCGGCCTCAATTTCAGCCTCCAGCTCACGCACCTGTAATtagataataaaagaaaatcaaagttTTGTAAAAGGATTTAAAAGCAGATAAAGAAAGGCTTAGTTGAATTGATACATTTAAAGTTGAATTTTTAGACATTTCATACCCTGGACTCCAGTTTCTGGAGCTGCTTCTTGCCACCCTTCATGGCGAGGTTCTCAGCCTCATCCAGACGGTGCTGCAGGTCCTTGACTGTTACCTCCAggttcttcttcatcctctccagaTGAGCACTGGTGTCCTgctccttcttcagctcctcagaCATCATGGCAGCCTGAAATGATAAATGGTCTCCAGTAAAAGTTTCATTTGATATAAGCCTTAAAACCACGTATTGAGATTGAGATGTAAACTCACATCAGTGATAGCCTTTTTGGCTTTCTCCTCAGCATTCCTTGCTTCCTGAACAGTGTCATCAACTTCACCCTGAACCTGGACAAAGTCAGactccagcttcttcttggTGTTCAGCAGACTGGTGTTCTGGATGTTTGAAAAAAGTTAAGTTTATTATGATATATacagtgtttttaataatttcattttctgttgaatgaatgaaaacaaacctgaGTGTGAAGCAGGCCAACACGCTCACTAGCATCAATCAGCTCCTGCTCAGCCACTTTGCGTCCTCTCTCCGTCTGCTCCAGAGCGGCTCTCAGCTCCTCAATCTCAGCAAGCATCAGACCATTTCTGCGC harbors:
- the LOC133971476 gene encoding uncharacterized protein LOC133971476 isoform X2 gives rise to the protein MAAAEMDSNAEATNNMLKSPEQDQILNIMSLSGRGRMDEQRCTLSPAKTAQIKTTPAGSNHKEFSNTLDNKQGQCLDNLKFSLAGIKDQKPLSDKNDSAPHISVTESTPDSHRKLQSPVHQLDVPPQRDRSNTIKTESHDDQAKFMNMISHGQRGRMDDQCCSLNPSKSAPCTPQNTDRKLASTGNTGPDSEMFFNLLANTQSNRLDDQRVSLQPLPGLPKEKTSPAAGDSSYLCYMVSKVQGSRMDEQRCSLPQILKPEKKTSPNKDMLTPGSGPPRSASFSPGSDVERLKSKDKSSKKQDLTSAEQDALFDLMSNFQREHMDEQRCVLNASPQAPPKHKPSQSTVPTGPDSEKFFSLLANSQGRRLDDQRVSLLSLPGIQNGGSKSTSSAAERDASHLCYMVSTLQGSRMDEQRCSAPQIFHNPGAQSTPLKDRPNSETSDKAVQRSASLSRAKTAQDQQPALPAEQDKFLNMISHSQGGRMDEQRCSLQPSRSTPATPTHNGNSNGPTGADADAFFKIITSSQGRRLDDQRVALSRLPGISGNSERKESTKVEIPACPPLITVAESTPTTPRKGDSRPTLQPQMVNAASGLPRSASFTPETEYQKNLHSPAQVTVRVSMSFTPQQENAVQQCAFPEVFLTLGAPGDTFVIPLSPGLGRPLSFNLNLVPKDDVNSRHGSPSHASPRKARSRPPSPNPSAASKAHAVTSSPHISPDDDCFSLIEKVHMAQLQRAMAEGGQSQKGDSGRGRDKTGEGKGKGEGKKDRKDGGNKQ
- the LOC133971476 gene encoding uncharacterized protein LOC133971476 isoform X3 yields the protein MAAAEMDSNAEATNNMLKSPEQDQILNIMSLSGRGRMDEQRCTLSPAKTAQIKTTPAGSNHKEFSNTLDNKQGQCLDNLKFSLAGIKDQKPLSDKNDSAPHISVTESTPDSHRKLQSPVHQLDVPPQRDRSNTIKTESHDDQAKFMNMISHGQRGRMDDQCCSLNPSKSAPCTPQNTDRKLASTGNTGPDSEMFFNLLANTQSNRLDDQRVSLQPLPGLPKEKTSPAAGDSSYLCYMVSKVQGSRMDEQRCSLPQILKPEKKTSPNKDMLTPGSGPPRSASFSPGSDVERLKSKDKSSKKQDLTSAEQDALFDLMSNFQREHMDEQRCVLNASPQAPPKHKPSQSTVPTGPDSEKFFSLLANSQGRRLDDQRVSLLSLPGIQNGGSKSTSSAAERDASHLCYMVSTLQGSRMDEQRCSAPQIFHNPGAQSTPLKDRPNSETSDKAVQRSASLSRAKTAQDQQPALPAEQDKFLNMISHSQGGRMDEQRCSLQPSRSTPATPTHNGNSNGPTGADADAFFKIITSSQGRRLDDQRVALSRLPGISGNSERKESTKACPPLITVAESTPTTPRKGDSRPTLQPQMVNAASGLPRSASFTPETEYQKNLHSPAQVTVRVSMSFTPQQGQENAVQQCAFPEVFLTLGAPGDTFVIPLSPGLGRPLSFNLNLVPKDDVNSRHGSPSHASPRKARSRPPSPNPSAASKAHAVTSSPHISPDDDCFSLIEKVHMAQLQRAMAEGGQSQKGDSGRGRDKTGEGKGKGEGKKDRKDGGNKQ
- the LOC133971476 gene encoding uncharacterized protein LOC133971476 isoform X1 yields the protein MAAAEMDSNAEATNNMLKSPEQDQILNIMSLSGRGRMDEQRCTLSPAKTAQIKTTPAGSNHKEFSNTLDNKQGQCLDNLKFSLAGIKDQKPLSDKNDSAPHISVTESTPDSHRKLQSPVHQLDVPPQRDRSNTIKTESHDDQAKFMNMISHGQRGRMDDQCCSLNPSKSAPCTPQNTDRKLASTGNTGPDSEMFFNLLANTQSNRLDDQRVSLQPLPGLPKEKTSPAAGDSSYLCYMVSKVQGSRMDEQRCSLPQILKPEKKTSPNKDMLTPGSGPPRSASFSPGSDVERLKSKDKSSKKQDLTSAEQDALFDLMSNFQREHMDEQRCVLNASPQAPPKHKPSQSTVPTGPDSEKFFSLLANSQGRRLDDQRVSLLSLPGIQNGGSKSTSSAAERDASHLCYMVSTLQGSRMDEQRCSAPQIFHNPGAQSTPLKDRPNSETSDKAVQRSASLSRAKTAQDQQPALPAEQDKFLNMISHSQGGRMDEQRCSLQPSRSTPATPTHNGNSNGPTGADADAFFKIITSSQGRRLDDQRVALSRLPGISGNSERKESTKVEIPACPPLITVAESTPTTPRKGDSRPTLQPQMVNAASGLPRSASFTPETEYQKNLHSPAQVTVRVSMSFTPQQGQENAVQQCAFPEVFLTLGAPGDTFVIPLSPGLGRPLSFNLNLVPKDDVNSRHGSPSHASPRKARSRPPSPNPSAASKAHAVTSSPHISPDDDCFSLIEKVHMAQLQRAMAEGGQSQKGDSGRGRDKTGEGKGKGEGKKDRKDGGNKQ
- the LOC133971476 gene encoding uncharacterized protein LOC133971476 isoform X4 → MAAAEMDSNAEATNNMLKSPEQDQILNIMSLSGRGRMDEQRCTLSPAKTAQIKTTPAGSNHKEFSNTLDNKQGQCLDNLKFSLAGIKDQKPLSDKNDSAPHISVTESTPDSHRKLQSPVHQLDVPPQRDRSNTIKTESHDDQAKFMNMISHGQRGRMDDQCCSLNPSKSAPCTPQNTDRKLASTGNTGPDSEMFFNLLANTQSNRLDDQRVSLQPLPGLPKEKTSPAAGDSSYLCYMVSKVQGSRMDEQRCSLPQILKPEKKTSPNKDMLTPGSGPPRSASFSPGSDVERLKSKDKSSKKQDLTSAEQDALFDLMSNFQREHMDEQRCVLNASPQAPPKHKPSQSTVPTGIQNGGSKSTSSAAERDASHLCYMVSTLQGSRMDEQRCSAPQIFHNPGAQSTPLKDRPNSETSDKAVQRSASLSRAKTAQDQQPALPAEQDKFLNMISHSQGGRMDEQRCSLQPSRSTPATPTHNGNSNGPTGADADAFFKIITSSQGRRLDDQRVALSRLPGISGNSERKESTKVEIPACPPLITVAESTPTTPRKGDSRPTLQPQMVNAASGLPRSASFTPETEYQKNLHSPAQVTVRVSMSFTPQQGQENAVQQCAFPEVFLTLGAPGDTFVIPLSPGLGRPLSFNLNLVPKDDVNSRHGSPSHASPRKARSRPPSPNPSAASKAHAVTSSPHISPDDDCFSLIEKVHMAQLQRAMAEGGQSQKGDSGRGRDKTGEGKGKGEGKKDRKDGGNKQ